From a region of the Gymnogyps californianus isolate 813 chromosome 22, ASM1813914v2, whole genome shotgun sequence genome:
- the PAQR7 gene encoding membrane progestin receptor alpha, with protein sequence MATVVTEKLSRLFINVRQVPQLLAPLSPSTVSSSEVPKVFWKPYIHTGYRPVQQTWRYYFSTLFQQHNEAINVWTHLVAALILLLRFQQLSQRVDFGQDLHAQPLLIIIVASITYLTFSTLAHLLQAKSEFWHYSFFFMDYVGVAIYQYGSALGHYYYAIEPSWHEKVKGFYMPVAVLLAWLSCAGSCYAKYQYHQSARLLSRLCQELPSGLAYMLDISPVVHRIYTVPPSERADPALLYHKCQVLFFLIGAFFFSHPYPEKWFPGKCHFFGQSHQIFHVCLVLCTLAQIEAVVLDYESRRQIYSTLQGDLAHNFSALCLFTVTCSVLTAAYMARKVKNKLSFKEE encoded by the coding sequence TGCGGCAGGTCCCTCAGCTGCTGgcccccctctctccctccaccGTCAGCAGTTCGGAGGTGCCAAAGGTCTTCTGGAAGCCCTACATCCACACCGGCTACCGGCCGGTGCAGCAGACCTGGCGCTATTACTTCTCGACACTCTTCCAGCAGCACAACGAGGCCATCAACGTCTGGACCCATCTGGTGGCAGCGCTGATCCTGCTGCTGCGGTTCCAGCAGCTCTCGCAGCGGGTGGATTTTGGGCAGGACCTGCACGCCCAGCCCCTCCTCATCATCATCGTGGCGTCCATCACCTACCTGACGTTCAGCACCCTCGCTCACCTTCTGCAGGCCAAATCTGAGTTCTGGCACTACAGCTTCTTCTTCATGGACTATGTGGGGGTTGCCATTTACCAGTACGGCAGCGCTCTGGGGCACTACTACTACGCCATCGAGCCAAGCTGGCATGAGAAGGTCAAGGGGTTTTACATGCCGGTGGCCGTCCTGTTAGCGTGGCTGTCCTGCGCCGGTTCCTGCTACGCCAAGTACCAGTACCACCAGTCCGCTCGCCTTCTGAGCCGGCTGTGCCAGGAGCTGCCCTCCGGCCTGGCGTACATGCTGGACATCAGCCCCGTGGTCCACCGCATCTATACCGTGCCGCCCTCGGAGCGGGCTGACCCGGCCCTTCTGTATCACAAATGCCAGGTGCTGTTTTTCCTCATCGGcgccttttttttctcacacCCTTACCCTGAGAAGTGGTTCCCTGGGAAATGTCACTTCTTCGGGCAGAGCCATCAGATTTTTCACGTGTGCCTGGTACTCTGCACGCTGGCGCAGATCGAGGCAGTGGTGTTGGACTATGAGTCCAGGCGACAGATCTATTCCACTCTTCAGGGTGATTTGGCGCACAACTTCTCTGCCCTGTGCCTCTTCACTGTGACCTGCTCTGTCCTCACAGCTGCTTACATGGCCCGGAAGGTGAAGAACAAGCTGAGCTTCAAAGAAGAGTAA